In the Helicobacter typhlonius genome, one interval contains:
- a CDS encoding zinc ribbon domain-containing protein, which translates to MNKHLQELIQVANFDKQIDDLEPKILQVRFELDGKIRQKAQILKDIETLSDEIKGIDLEISKHDRNIQEASAKLEQIAKKQKEVKTEKEFRALDVETDIAKENMTHSNAEIERLEASKNAKAEQKESYAPKLDELGAIIETLEAQTQQQVQEIKQKQQELFNQKEALIAQMDSKITGFYAKIRRWALNTSVVPVFKQACGGCFIKLNDSIYNEICKGNDIINCPHCGRILYTSNQSETPATEKPKKKAKA; encoded by the coding sequence ATGAATAAGCATTTACAAGAGCTCATACAGGTAGCAAATTTTGATAAGCAAATTGACGACTTAGAGCCAAAAATTCTCCAAGTGCGTTTTGAGCTTGATGGAAAAATCAGGCAAAAAGCACAGATTCTAAAAGATATAGAAACTTTGAGTGATGAGATAAAAGGTATTGATCTTGAGATTTCAAAACACGACAGGAATATTCAAGAAGCCTCTGCAAAGCTCGAGCAAATCGCCAAGAAGCAAAAAGAAGTAAAGACAGAAAAGGAATTTCGCGCCCTTGATGTAGAGACTGATATTGCTAAGGAGAATATGACGCATTCAAATGCCGAGATTGAGCGACTTGAAGCGAGCAAAAACGCAAAGGCGGAGCAAAAGGAATCTTACGCGCCCAAGCTTGATGAGCTAGGTGCGATTATAGAGACACTCGAAGCGCAGACCCAGCAACAAGTGCAGGAGATTAAGCAAAAGCAACAAGAGCTTTTCAATCAAAAAGAAGCATTAATAGCACAAATGGATAGTAAAATCACAGGCTTTTATGCGAAGATTCGCCGCTGGGCACTTAATACAAGTGTTGTGCCTGTCTTTAAACAAGCGTGTGGCGGGTGCTTTATCAAGCTAAATGATAGTATTTATAATGAAATTTGCAAGGGGAATGATATTATTAACTGCCCACATTGTGGCAGAATCCTCTATACATC
- a CDS encoding Nif3-like dinuclear metal center hexameric protein, with protein MIKVREVYELCNRVSPFEKQEVWDKSGLNLGSFDDEIEHIVVCLELNSQIAYSLQPRTLVITHHPLFFKPINAFCTHLYPANLAKILLNKDCALIALHTNFDLSHLNAYLVHKILKWEHFVQEGLFMRGEIAPLALDELAQYVCNALGAKSVNLVRSDNPTRLDSNSSLMIHEVYVVCGSGCSMLSLIPPLPSTCFVTSDIKHHDAMMAKSMGISLIDMGHYESEKYFVEIFESILQNAGYKGIIADCENPFSLCLRDI; from the coding sequence ATGATAAAAGTAAGAGAGGTTTATGAGCTATGCAATCGTGTGTCGCCCTTTGAGAAGCAAGAGGTGTGGGATAAAAGCGGCTTGAATCTAGGAAGCTTTGATGATGAAATCGAGCATATTGTGGTGTGCCTTGAGTTAAATTCTCAAATTGCTTATTCGCTTCAGCCCCGCACACTTGTCATCACACATCATCCACTATTCTTTAAGCCTATAAATGCCTTTTGCACCCATTTATATCCTGCGAATCTTGCAAAGATTCTCTTAAACAAGGATTGCGCCCTTATCGCTCTCCATACGAATTTTGACTTATCCCATTTGAATGCCTATCTCGTGCATAAGATTCTCAAATGGGAACATTTTGTGCAGGAGGGATTGTTTATGCGTGGCGAGATTGCGCCCCTTGCACTAGATGAACTCGCACAATATGTATGCAACGCGCTTGGTGCAAAAAGTGTGAATCTCGTGCGGAGCGATAATCCTACGAGGCTAGATTCAAATTCTAGCCTGATGATACACGAAGTGTATGTAGTTTGCGGCAGTGGCTGCTCTATGCTCTCTCTCATACCTCCCTTACCCTCTACTTGTTTTGTTACGAGCGACATCAAACATCACGATGCGATGATGGCTAAAAGTATGGGGATAAGCCTCATCGATATGGGACATTATGAGAGTGAGAAATATTTTGTAGAAATTTTTGAATCCATTTTGCAAAATGCGGGATATAAAGGTATAATTGCGGATTGTGAAAATCCATTCTCTTTATGCCTAAGAGATATTTAA
- a CDS encoding carbon-nitrogen hydrolase family protein: protein MNIAMLQLFSLAVNDTRLGKYLQNCKKQKVQIVAFSEYVFQPFFRDSDPKIFHSNYAKILKSLHKLSIKYKLTLIVPLIVSEDNKLYKSIAFIEGEKAQFYYQQRLIGYPHWNEKAFFDNALPKSPKTPFVFEKDGLKFAIIAGFEIHFDEIWLKLKQTRVDVVIMPCSNTFETKERWRILCQARAFSNSMAILRINSIDELSYDEAQWKFYGDSLFVGANGEIEDSLEEREGVMIIELNMEHIREIQQAWGFR, encoded by the coding sequence ATGAATATCGCTATGCTGCAGCTTTTTTCACTCGCCGTAAATGACACTAGGCTCGGCAAGTATCTGCAAAATTGTAAAAAACAAAAGGTGCAGATTGTGGCATTTAGTGAATATGTTTTTCAGCCATTTTTTCGCGATAGCGACCCTAAAATTTTTCATAGTAATTATGCGAAGATTCTAAAATCCTTGCACAAACTCTCTATAAAATATAAACTTACCCTCATCGTGCCACTCATTGTGAGTGAGGATAATAAACTCTATAAGAGCATCGCATTCATAGAGGGTGAAAAGGCGCAGTTTTACTACCAGCAGCGACTTATTGGCTATCCACATTGGAATGAAAAGGCATTTTTTGATAATGCTCTACCCAAATCACCTAAAACCCCGTTTGTTTTTGAAAAAGATGGCTTAAAGTTTGCTATCATCGCAGGATTTGAAATACATTTTGATGAGATATGGCTCAAGCTTAAACAAACACGAGTTGATGTGGTGATTATGCCTTGTAGCAATACTTTTGAAACTAAAGAGCGTTGGAGGATTCTTTGTCAAGCTCGTGCTTTTAGTAATTCTATGGCAATTTTGCGCATTAATAGTATTGATGAGTTAAGTTATGATGAGGCGCAGTGGAAATTCTATGGCGATAGCCTGTTTGTTGGCGCAAATGGGGAAATTGAAGATAGCCTTGAAGAGCGTGAGGGGGTGATGATTATCGAGCTTAATATGGAACATATAAGGGAGATACAGCAGGCTTGGGGTTTTCGATAG
- a CDS encoding toxin-antitoxin system YwqK family antitoxin — MLRYIIICLGIIGVSAGIELEQRTITKKTAGEVIQGKISYIKGTDIKHGREAWYNEDGHLTEQMHFVNGRKEGREIKYSKEGEVIYDANYKNNKLQGVVLEFYPHNILKSEITYDEGAIKDKAKWYHQNGTLAKEATYVDGMLEGKVIEYYDNGKVSWQYAYKKGKIDDVARGFFPSGKLEQTTSYVNGVKNGEAKQYNENGTLRSESRFENGEKVGVERSYDDKGKLYMERVYSSSTPKQIKVSWFYPNGKIKVQMLYESNQALWQKSYNELGEITAKLDCKADNCLSGLSDIIRKE, encoded by the coding sequence ATGTTAAGGTATATTATCATTTGTTTAGGCATCATAGGCGTGTCTGCTGGGATTGAACTAGAGCAGCGCACGATTACCAAAAAGACGGCGGGGGAAGTCATACAGGGTAAAATAAGCTATATTAAAGGCACGGATATTAAGCACGGGCGTGAGGCGTGGTATAATGAAGATGGACATCTCACGGAGCAAATGCACTTTGTCAATGGGCGCAAAGAGGGGCGTGAGATAAAGTATTCAAAAGAAGGTGAGGTGATTTATGATGCAAACTATAAAAATAATAAATTGCAGGGCGTGGTGTTAGAATTTTATCCGCATAATATCCTTAAATCTGAGATTACCTACGATGAGGGTGCTATCAAAGATAAGGCAAAATGGTATCATCAAAATGGCACACTTGCCAAAGAAGCGACTTATGTCGATGGTATGCTTGAGGGTAAGGTGATAGAATATTATGACAATGGCAAAGTTTCGTGGCAATACGCCTACAAAAAGGGCAAGATTGACGATGTGGCGCGTGGGTTTTTTCCAAGTGGCAAACTTGAACAAACGACCTCGTATGTTAATGGCGTAAAAAATGGAGAAGCAAAGCAATATAACGAAAATGGCACATTGCGCTCTGAATCTCGCTTTGAAAATGGAGAGAAAGTTGGCGTAGAGCGTAGTTATGACGATAAAGGTAAGCTCTATATGGAGCGCGTTTATTCCTCTAGCACACCAAAGCAGATAAAAGTGAGCTGGTTTTACCCAAATGGCAAAATCAAGGTTCAAATGCTATATGAAAGCAATCAAGCCCTATGGCAGAAGTCATATAACGAGCTTGGCGAAATTACCGCAAAACTCGATTGCAAGGCAGATAACTGCCTCTCGGGTTTGAGTGATATTATTCGCAAGGAATGA
- a CDS encoding UDP-glucose dehydrogenase family protein, whose amino-acid sequence MQVSVVGSGYVGLVAGACFAQMGNNVTCLDVDSKKIERLKQGEIPIYEPGLESMVKDGIALDTLHFTTNKKVALESAEVIFVAVGTPMGEDGSADLSYVEAVARDIGTFIKSPYVVVVNKSTVPVGSAKKVRDIIESTLKERNVAIGDSADYIKHNDAKNPQSMSFDVVSNPEFLKEGVAIKDFMSPDRVVIGTDSKRALEVMKALYAPFLIKSDRFIAMGIESAEMTKYAANAMLATKISFINEMSQICERVGANINDVRLGIGSDSRIGYSFIYPGCGYGGSCFPKDVRALEKTAQDFGYRAQILSAVQVVNEAQKMVLVEKITRHFGEDLSGKSFGIWGLSFKPETDDMREASSLVLVRELVKRGAKIKAYDPKAQEQARFYFKDYLESVEIQSSKYDALKNCAALVLLTEWREFRSPDFGEIKKLLENPVIFDGRNIYQSLCLESKGFVYYQIGVKNV is encoded by the coding sequence ATGCAGGTAAGTGTCGTTGGTAGCGGGTATGTAGGGCTTGTAGCAGGTGCGTGCTTCGCGCAAATGGGCAATAATGTTACCTGCCTTGATGTAGATTCTAAAAAAATTGAGAGGCTCAAGCAGGGCGAGATTCCCATCTATGAGCCCGGATTAGAATCTATGGTAAAAGATGGTATCGCACTTGATACACTGCATTTTACTACCAATAAAAAGGTGGCTTTGGAATCTGCCGAGGTGATTTTTGTCGCTGTTGGCACACCTATGGGCGAAGATGGGAGTGCAGATTTATCCTATGTGGAGGCTGTGGCGCGAGATATTGGCACATTCATAAAGTCGCCCTATGTCGTGGTGGTAAATAAGAGCACTGTGCCTGTGGGTAGTGCAAAAAAAGTGCGTGATATTATAGAATCCACCCTCAAAGAACGCAATGTGGCGATTGGAGATAGTGCGGATTACATAAAGCATAATGACGCAAAAAATCCGCAAAGTATGAGTTTTGATGTGGTAAGCAACCCGGAGTTTCTCAAAGAGGGCGTGGCAATAAAGGATTTTATGAGCCCTGATAGAGTGGTGATTGGCACAGATTCAAAACGCGCATTAGAAGTGATGAAAGCCCTTTATGCGCCATTTTTGATTAAGAGTGATAGATTCATTGCTATGGGGATAGAATCTGCAGAGATGACAAAATACGCCGCAAATGCGATGCTTGCGACAAAGATTAGCTTTATCAACGAGATGAGCCAGATTTGTGAGCGCGTGGGCGCAAATATCAATGATGTGCGCTTGGGTATTGGCTCAGATTCGCGCATCGGGTATAGTTTTATTTATCCGGGCTGTGGCTATGGCGGGAGCTGCTTCCCCAAAGATGTGCGTGCGCTAGAGAAAACCGCGCAAGATTTTGGTTATAGAGCACAGATTTTAAGTGCGGTGCAGGTTGTGAATGAGGCACAAAAAATGGTTTTGGTGGAAAAAATCACACGCCATTTTGGGGAGGACTTAAGCGGTAAAAGCTTTGGAATCTGGGGACTTAGTTTTAAGCCAGAAACTGATGATATGCGTGAAGCAAGCTCTTTGGTGCTTGTGCGTGAGCTTGTAAAACGAGGAGCAAAGATTAAGGCTTACGACCCAAAGGCACAGGAACAGGCAAGATTTTATTTCAAGGATTATCTAGAATCTGTTGAAATACAATCGAGCAAGTATGATGCGCTCAAAAACTGCGCTGCTCTCGTGCTTTTGACAGAATGGCGCGAGTTTAGAAGCCCAGATTTTGGGGAGATAAAGAAGCTTTTGGAAAATCCCGTGATTTTTGATGGGCGCAATATTTATCAATCGCTTTGTTTAGAATCTAAAGGCTTTGTGTATTATCAAATCGGCGTAAAAAATGTATAA
- a CDS encoding DUF362 domain-containing protein has protein sequence MAVKITDICIACGSCIDECPVSAIVDDDDNPTGEGTYYVYQNKCVECVGHNEQPACASACPTDGCIVWSDLGSKNRDNIGADMRDGTHPVMS, from the coding sequence ATGGCTGTAAAGATTACAGATATTTGTATTGCTTGTGGTTCGTGTATTGATGAATGTCCTGTGAGTGCTATTGTCGATGATGATGATAATCCAACAGGTGAAGGCACTTATTATGTATATCAAAATAAGTGTGTAGAGTGTGTCGGACATAATGAACAACCTGCTTGTGCAAGTGCTTGTCCAACTGATGGCTGTATCGTATGGAGTGATTTAGGAAGCAAAAATCGCGACAACATCGGTGCTGATATGAGAGATGGCACTCACCCTGTGATGTCTTAA
- a CDS encoding glycosyltransferase family 4 protein, translated as METIAEEIQIISLCFCISLVLCVLIIAVSKRYSLFIDSATSNKPQRFHIHETPRAGGIGIFIAFWVMLIYFYIHNIQLLLIMCGGSIIFASGLIEDFKGNLSPKMRLFMQCVATFGVCALLNVYLKDLSLGFTLPYIIGLFFTTFALVGVSNAMNIIDGFNGLASGICLLILCAIAYVAYDVQDMEIFYCSLALIGAVFGFFVCNFPFGYIFLGDGGAYFLGFIIGILLVLLTQRQDCISAFFGLSVMIYPVWEVLFSIWRKSYKRKQSATEPDKVHLHMLIFKRITRNNAYTSLVICAFCLPFVVLSVFFYHHTSILLLLCAVFVLGYSYFYTKLIRFKFK; from the coding sequence GTGGAAACAATAGCAGAAGAAATACAAATTATCTCCCTCTGTTTTTGTATAAGCCTCGTGCTTTGTGTCCTTATCATCGCCGTGAGTAAGAGATACAGCCTCTTTATCGATAGTGCCACATCAAACAAACCTCAAAGATTCCATATCCACGAAACGCCTCGTGCTGGTGGCATAGGTATTTTTATTGCATTTTGGGTGATGCTTATATATTTTTATATCCACAATATACAATTACTCCTTATAATGTGCGGGGGAAGTATCATTTTTGCAAGTGGGCTTATAGAAGATTTTAAAGGCAATCTCTCTCCAAAAATGCGCTTATTTATGCAATGTGTGGCAACATTTGGTGTATGTGCTCTACTTAATGTATATTTGAAAGATTTATCATTAGGATTCACTCTGCCCTATATAATCGGTCTATTTTTTACCACATTTGCACTTGTAGGTGTAAGTAATGCGATGAATATTATTGATGGATTCAATGGTTTGGCAAGTGGTATATGTTTGCTTATATTATGTGCTATTGCTTATGTAGCCTATGATGTGCAAGATATGGAAATATTTTATTGCTCTTTAGCTCTTATTGGAGCAGTTTTTGGATTTTTTGTTTGTAATTTTCCTTTTGGTTATATTTTTTTAGGTGATGGAGGAGCTTATTTTTTGGGATTTATCATAGGTATCTTACTTGTTTTACTCACACAAAGACAAGATTGCATAAGTGCTTTTTTTGGTTTAAGTGTAATGATTTATCCTGTATGGGAAGTGCTTTTTTCGATATGGCGCAAATCCTACAAACGAAAACAATCCGCCACAGAGCCTGACAAAGTGCATTTGCATATGCTGATTTTTAAACGAATTACTCGCAACAATGCTTACACTTCGCTTGTTATATGCGCGTTTTGTTTGCCTTTTGTTGTGTTGAGCGTGTTTTTTT